A section of the Acropora muricata isolate sample 2 chromosome 4, ASM3666990v1, whole genome shotgun sequence genome encodes:
- the LOC136914582 gene encoding uncharacterized protein — translation MAILSSIVRLTMMLPVLFLANSIQAKLHDGKVDGKIPINKTEMEKNIEEKTSQAIKKLENQFKATFMAYTLENKTAGETHPNLERTFRSLNVREKRSKGSWGSCKPLCKQRCLPTCNLVCCIAPPYNVPMKTVKKLEKQLGRAYARKKSDIKKPSAHKEITSKILEAEKKSKGDKTVRGRCDANCKKACLPSCNFKCCIAPKEQ, via the exons atggCCATACTTAGTAGCATAGTACGTTTGACGATGATGCTTCCTGTATTATTTTTGGCAAATTCGATACAAGCCAAATTGCATGATGGGAAAGTAGATGGAAAAATACCAATAAACAAAACAG AGATGGAGAAAAACATAGAAGAGAAGACTTCACAAGCTATCAAGAAACTTGAAAACCAATTTAAGGCCACATTTATGGCGTACActttagaaaacaaaactgcTGGTGAAACTCATCCTAATCTTGAAAGAACATTCAGATCTTTAAATGTTAGGGAGAAAC GATCAAAAGGCTCTTGGGGTTCTTGTAAACCTCTTTGCAAACAACGATGTCTGCCAACATGTAACCTTGTTTGTTGTATCGCCCCGCCGTATAATGTACCGATGAAAACTGTTAAGAAGCTGGAGAAACAACTAGGGAGGGCATATGCCCGAAAGAAGAGCGACATCAAGAAACCTTCTGCACATAAGGAAATCACAAGCAAGATACTTGAAGCGGAGAAAAAGAGCAAGGGAGACAAAACAGTACGAGGCAGATGTGATGCAAATTGCAAAAAGGCTTGCTTACCTTCCTGTAATTTTAAGTGCTGTATTGCTCCTAAGGAACAGTAA